Proteins from a single region of Thiomicrorhabdus sp. Kp2:
- the nusA gene encoding transcription termination factor NusA has product MSKEVLAVVEIMANEKGVDKEIIFDAIETALATATRRSHDDEIDVRVSIDRHTGDYETFQRWEVIDDATAIEDNVGWYIREMDAVDEDPNIEIGEYIEEPIESIDFGRIGAQTAKQVIIQKVREAERKKVVEVYEKRVGEILTGQVKRIDRGDVILDMGDNVDAVIMRNQLIGRETFRIGDRVRGYLQEVSFRPRGPQLFMSRACKEMLIELFKIEVPEISDDLIDIMSAARDVGFRAKIAVRANDPRLDPIGACVGMRGGRVQAVTNELAGERIDIILWDPNDAQFVINAMAPAEVTSIMVDEDRHTMDLAVEDEQLSQAIGKNGQNIRLASELTGWELNVMTQTAMAEKHETESKDQVDVFVTALDIDEDFAEVLVAEGFTTVEEVAYVPAAEMLEIDGFDEELVGELKQRAKDALLTQAIVAEEKTAMAEPADDLLALEGMTEDMAKQLASNGVITQEDLAELGTDELLEYVEMDEAAAGELILKARAPWFE; this is encoded by the coding sequence ATGAGTAAAGAAGTATTAGCTGTTGTTGAGATTATGGCCAACGAGAAAGGTGTTGATAAAGAGATCATCTTTGACGCTATTGAAACGGCATTAGCGACGGCAACACGCAGAAGCCATGACGATGAAATTGATGTTCGCGTGAGCATTGATCGCCATACAGGTGATTACGAAACTTTTCAGCGTTGGGAAGTAATTGACGATGCAACAGCCATTGAAGATAACGTTGGATGGTACATTCGTGAAATGGATGCGGTTGATGAAGATCCTAATATTGAAATTGGTGAATACATTGAAGAGCCAATTGAGTCTATTGATTTTGGTCGTATCGGAGCACAAACTGCCAAACAAGTAATTATCCAAAAAGTACGTGAAGCTGAACGTAAGAAAGTGGTTGAAGTTTATGAAAAGCGTGTTGGAGAAATCTTAACAGGCCAGGTAAAACGTATTGATCGTGGTGATGTCATTCTTGATATGGGTGATAACGTTGATGCGGTGATTATGCGCAACCAATTAATTGGTCGTGAGACTTTCCGTATTGGTGATCGTGTTCGTGGTTATCTGCAAGAAGTTTCTTTCCGCCCGCGTGGTCCTCAATTATTTATGTCTCGTGCTTGTAAAGAGATGTTGATTGAGCTATTCAAAATTGAAGTGCCTGAAATCAGTGATGATTTGATTGATATTATGAGTGCGGCTCGTGATGTTGGTTTCCGCGCTAAGATTGCAGTGCGTGCAAATGATCCGCGTTTAGATCCAATTGGTGCATGTGTTGGTATGCGTGGTGGTCGTGTTCAAGCGGTTACTAATGAGCTAGCGGGTGAAAGAATCGATATCATTCTATGGGATCCAAATGATGCTCAGTTTGTTATTAACGCAATGGCTCCAGCAGAAGTTACCTCAATCATGGTTGATGAAGATAGACACACTATGGATTTAGCGGTTGAAGATGAGCAACTTTCTCAAGCCATTGGTAAGAACGGGCAAAATATTCGTTTAGCTAGTGAGCTAACTGGTTGGGAACTGAACGTTATGACTCAGACAGCAATGGCTGAGAAGCATGAGACCGAATCTAAAGACCAAGTTGATGTGTTTGTTACAGCACTTGATATTGACGAAGATTTTGCAGAAGTATTGGTTGCTGAAGGTTTTACAACTGTTGAAGAAGTAGCCTACGTTCCTGCTGCTGAAATGCTCGAAATTGATGGTTTTGATGAAGAGTTGGTTGGCGAGTTAAAACAACGTGCAAAAGATGCGTTATTAACTCAAGCGATTGTAGCTGAAGAAAAAACAGCTATGGCAGAGCCAGCCGACGATCTGTTAGCGCTTGAAGGTATGACAGAAGATATGGCTAAGCAATTAGCAAGTAACGGTGTGATTACACAAGAAGATTTAGCAGAGCTTGGTACAGATGAGCTACTAGAGTATGTAGAAATGGATGAAGCTGCTGCAGGAGAATTAATTCTTAAAGCGCGCGCACCATGGTTTGAATAA
- the rimP gene encoding ribosome maturation factor RimP produces MTIEEKIENALKPTVESMGFDWWGMEYMPAGRHTLLRIFIEKTDGTVNSDETYAVCKQISAILDVEDVISSEFRLEVSSPGMDRLLFTPEQYKRYEGQEVQVRSGVSVLGRKRFKGPMTKVTESGIELEIDGELFEVPFEFIEKANVVPKF; encoded by the coding sequence GTGACGATTGAAGAAAAGATAGAAAATGCGTTAAAACCAACCGTTGAATCCATGGGGTTTGACTGGTGGGGTATGGAATACATGCCTGCTGGGAGACATACGCTATTACGTATATTTATAGAAAAAACAGACGGTACAGTCAATTCTGACGAAACCTATGCCGTGTGTAAACAGATTAGTGCCATTTTAGATGTTGAAGATGTGATCAGTAGCGAATTTCGCTTAGAAGTCTCTTCACCTGGAATGGATCGTCTGTTATTTACCCCTGAACAATACAAACGTTATGAAGGGCAGGAGGTTCAAGTCCGTAGCGGAGTGTCTGTTTTAGGTAGAAAACGCTTTAAAGGCCCTATGACCAAGGTTACGGAATCAGGCATCGAGCTTGAAATTGATGGCGAATTATTTGAAGTGCCATTTGAATTTATTGAAAAAGCCAATGTGGTACCTAAGTTTTAA
- a CDS encoding 3'-5' exonuclease, translating into MQAWLNNVYQGYKTNRLRKKLKDQAYLFLFEPAIEDEYICFDCETTGLNPKQDKIISLSAIKIKGNQVLTSQSLNLLIRQDKKITAESIVVHQIRNQDVSEGGNKLLDEKEAITQFLHFIAGGTLVGYFLEFDVAMVNQVIKPWLGITLPNPKIEVSERYYQKVVRSQGYAKPLGHIDLRFETILKKLDIPNIGQHDAFSDALMTALIFVKLQRDS; encoded by the coding sequence ATGCAGGCCTGGTTAAATAATGTTTATCAAGGCTATAAAACAAACCGTTTGCGAAAAAAACTCAAAGACCAGGCCTATTTGTTTTTATTTGAACCAGCTATTGAAGATGAATATATTTGTTTTGATTGCGAAACAACTGGGTTAAACCCAAAGCAAGATAAAATTATCTCATTGAGCGCCATTAAGATTAAAGGTAATCAGGTGCTAACCAGTCAAAGCTTAAATTTATTGATTCGTCAGGATAAAAAGATAACAGCAGAAAGTATTGTTGTGCACCAAATACGAAATCAAGATGTAAGTGAAGGGGGTAATAAACTTCTTGATGAAAAAGAGGCGATTACTCAGTTTCTGCATTTTATTGCAGGAGGGACTTTAGTTGGGTACTTTTTAGAGTTTGATGTGGCGATGGTCAATCAAGTCATTAAACCTTGGTTGGGTATTACATTGCCTAATCCTAAAATAGAAGTTTCAGAACGTTATTATCAAAAAGTGGTTAGGTCACAAGGCTATGCTAAACCTCTTGGGCATATTGATTTACGCTTTGAAACCATACTTAAAAAACTCGATATTCCCAATATCGGTCAACATGATGCTTTTAGTGATGCCTTAATGACCGCTTTAATTTTTGTTAAATTACAAAGAGATAGTTAA
- a CDS encoding putative nucleotidyltransferase substrate binding domain-containing protein, giving the protein MALEQQAEFLAKIPPFDLLQDKALQHMALSMDVVYFPVDSFIPVSASQSNTQNYLYFVIKGLVTEHLDETLLGHYSARGFFGERELLQKNKEVGKTKFSVLEEAILYRLPGELFLEEFDNNPAIQNYFNASIVDKLNHLHQTVQATSSTEIMMDSVCSAPIQALVEVEEQQTLQQAVAKMVENKSDACIVLNQKSQSPLGIVTSTDVMKFIAKQDSTELTRPGVLTELANSPLQTVHQFDFLFNALLKMTRFQIDRLVVRADEGFVGFLHLKDLMSLFANQSGLVLLKVEQAQNVQDLNTLGNQVDSLIGSLNRKGIKTHYIAKLVNELHRKMIQKLVMFLLPENLKDSVNVLVMGSEGRAEQVLRTDQDNALIYSNELNETEERELAEFSVRFTDAMIEIGFPRCPGDVMLSNPIWRQSESGFKSQLSDWFNQPNLENFMSIAIFYDAESVSGDEKMMLSVKARLAAKIRENPVFLRHFALPAIQFATPVSFFGNLLTEQDKGVKKIDLKKGGIFPIVHGVRCYALEQGMTETNTHWRIKALMDKGVFEESFGIELGETLNYLNTLRLESMLQQKESKLVENPDNYIKVHDLSHLQQDLLKQSFQVVDEFKKRLTYHFKLREVM; this is encoded by the coding sequence ATGGCTTTAGAGCAACAAGCTGAATTTTTAGCAAAAATCCCTCCTTTTGATTTACTTCAAGATAAAGCGCTTCAGCACATGGCTTTAAGTATGGATGTAGTCTACTTTCCTGTTGATAGTTTTATTCCTGTTTCGGCTTCTCAGTCAAACACTCAGAACTACCTGTACTTTGTGATTAAAGGGTTAGTGACAGAGCATTTAGATGAGACATTATTGGGGCACTACAGTGCCAGAGGCTTCTTTGGTGAGCGGGAGCTGTTACAAAAAAATAAAGAGGTTGGAAAAACTAAGTTTAGCGTTTTAGAAGAAGCGATTTTGTATCGATTACCTGGAGAGCTATTTTTAGAAGAATTTGATAATAATCCAGCCATTCAAAATTACTTCAATGCCTCAATTGTTGATAAATTAAACCATCTTCATCAAACGGTTCAAGCCACGTCGTCAACGGAAATTATGATGGATAGCGTATGTTCTGCTCCCATACAAGCTTTAGTTGAAGTTGAAGAGCAACAAACATTGCAACAAGCCGTTGCTAAAATGGTGGAAAACAAGTCTGATGCCTGTATTGTTTTAAATCAGAAGAGCCAGTCTCCTTTAGGTATTGTTACCTCTACTGATGTGATGAAGTTTATTGCCAAGCAGGATTCAACTGAACTTACCAGGCCTGGTGTATTAACTGAGCTTGCAAATTCACCTTTACAGACAGTTCATCAATTTGATTTTTTGTTTAATGCTTTACTAAAAATGACCCGCTTTCAAATAGATCGCTTAGTAGTGAGAGCTGATGAGGGATTTGTGGGTTTTTTGCATTTAAAAGATTTAATGAGTCTGTTTGCCAATCAGTCAGGATTGGTTTTGTTAAAGGTAGAACAAGCACAAAACGTTCAAGATTTAAATACACTCGGTAATCAAGTAGATTCACTGATAGGTAGTTTGAATCGTAAAGGGATTAAAACCCACTATATAGCCAAATTAGTGAATGAACTGCACCGTAAGATGATACAAAAACTAGTCATGTTTTTATTGCCAGAGAATTTAAAAGACAGCGTGAATGTATTGGTTATGGGGAGTGAAGGACGTGCCGAACAGGTGTTGAGAACAGATCAAGACAATGCGCTCATTTATAGCAATGAGTTAAATGAAACAGAGGAGCGAGAGCTTGCTGAGTTTTCTGTTAGATTTACTGATGCGATGATTGAAATTGGTTTTCCTCGTTGTCCAGGAGATGTCATGCTATCAAACCCTATTTGGCGACAATCAGAGTCTGGCTTTAAAAGCCAACTCAGCGATTGGTTTAACCAGCCAAATTTAGAAAATTTTATGTCGATTGCGATTTTTTATGATGCTGAATCGGTCAGTGGCGATGAAAAAATGATGTTATCGGTAAAAGCACGCCTCGCTGCAAAAATACGAGAGAATCCTGTTTTTTTAAGGCACTTTGCCCTACCTGCGATTCAATTTGCTACACCAGTGAGTTTTTTTGGAAATTTACTCACAGAGCAAGATAAAGGGGTTAAAAAGATTGACTTGAAAAAAGGCGGTATCTTCCCAATTGTGCATGGTGTTCGCTGTTATGCCCTGGAACAAGGAATGACTGAAACCAATACCCATTGGCGTATTAAAGCCTTAATGGATAAAGGGGTGTTTGAGGAAAGTTTTGGAATAGAGCTTGGCGAAACCCTAAATTACTTAAATACCTTACGTTTAGAATCTATGTTGCAGCAAAAAGAGTCTAAGTTAGTAGAGAATCCAGATAACTACATTAAAGTGCATGACTTATCGCATCTTCAGCAAGATTTACTCAAGCAGTCTTTCCAGGTGGTGGATGAGTTTAAAAAACGGCTTACATACCATTTTAAATTAAGAGAGGTTATGTAA
- a CDS encoding cation acetate symporter: MNTIVKTLFTFLIAAVPMLAMAAGDIEGGEKAATNWSAISMFVIFVGATLYITFWAAQRTKSAKDFYAAGGGITGLQNGLAIAGDYMSAASFLGITGMVYLKGYDGLIFAIGFLVGWPIILFLMSERLRNLGKYTFADVAAYRFKQTPIRVLSAFGGIAVVILYLIAQMVGAGKLIELLFGLDFNYAVVMVGVLIIAYVSFGGMLATTWVQIIKAVLLLGGSTFIAIMVMYNMGFSFETLFKTAVENREGAMDILYSGGFVSDPINAISLGIALMFGTAGLPHILMRFFTVPDAKEARKSVFYATGFIGYFYILAFIIGFGAIALVTADMYMAGEKLVGGNNMAAIHLSHVLGGDFFLGFISAVAFATILAVVSGLTLAGASALSHDIYANVINPNATEQQETRVAKTATIVIGALAILFGIGFKDQNIAFVVALAFTIAASANFPVLIMSMFWKNMTTRGAVIGGWLGLISAVVMVVLGPVVWTQILAMGDAIVPYKFPALFTVVIAFVGIWFFSITDKSARAQEDKDGFEAQFIRSQTGIGAEGASEH, encoded by the coding sequence ATGAATACAATAGTGAAAACATTATTTACGTTCTTAATTGCAGCAGTACCTATGCTAGCAATGGCAGCGGGTGATATCGAAGGTGGTGAAAAAGCGGCAACGAACTGGTCAGCAATCTCAATGTTCGTTATTTTCGTTGGTGCAACTCTGTACATTACATTCTGGGCTGCTCAGCGTACTAAGTCGGCTAAAGACTTCTATGCAGCTGGTGGAGGTATCACAGGTTTGCAAAACGGTCTAGCGATTGCAGGTGACTACATGTCTGCGGCGTCTTTCCTAGGTATTACAGGTATGGTTTACCTAAAAGGTTATGATGGTTTGATCTTCGCTATCGGTTTCCTTGTTGGTTGGCCAATTATCCTGTTCTTAATGTCTGAACGTCTACGTAACTTAGGTAAATATACTTTTGCTGACGTTGCTGCTTACCGTTTTAAACAAACGCCTATCCGTGTTTTATCGGCATTTGGTGGTATTGCGGTTGTTATCTTATACCTTATCGCACAAATGGTTGGTGCAGGTAAACTGATTGAATTACTATTCGGTTTAGACTTCAACTATGCGGTTGTTATGGTTGGTGTCTTAATTATTGCTTATGTATCCTTTGGTGGTATGTTAGCGACAACTTGGGTACAGATCATTAAAGCGGTATTGTTATTAGGTGGTTCAACGTTTATCGCTATCATGGTTATGTACAATATGGGCTTTAGTTTTGAGACTCTATTCAAAACAGCAGTAGAAAACCGTGAAGGTGCAATGGATATCTTGTACTCTGGTGGTTTCGTATCAGATCCAATTAATGCTATCTCGTTAGGTATTGCTTTAATGTTTGGTACTGCAGGTCTTCCGCATATCCTAATGCGATTCTTCACTGTTCCTGATGCTAAAGAAGCGCGTAAATCTGTATTCTATGCAACAGGTTTCATCGGTTACTTCTATATCCTTGCATTCATTATTGGTTTCGGTGCGATTGCACTGGTAACGGCTGATATGTATATGGCTGGTGAGAAGTTAGTTGGTGGTAACAACATGGCGGCAATTCACTTGTCTCATGTATTAGGTGGTGATTTCTTCCTAGGATTTATCTCTGCAGTAGCCTTTGCAACCATCTTAGCAGTTGTTTCGGGTCTAACGTTAGCGGGTGCTTCAGCCCTTTCGCATGATATTTATGCAAACGTGATTAACCCTAATGCAACTGAACAACAAGAAACGCGTGTTGCTAAAACAGCAACGATTGTTATTGGTGCTTTAGCGATCTTATTTGGTATTGGATTCAAGGATCAAAACATCGCATTCGTTGTAGCATTAGCCTTTACAATTGCTGCTTCGGCTAACTTCCCTGTATTGATTATGTCAATGTTCTGGAAAAATATGACTACACGCGGTGCGGTTATTGGTGGTTGGTTAGGTCTAATTTCCGCCGTAGTTATGGTTGTTTTAGGGCCAGTTGTATGGACTCAAATCCTTGCAATGGGTGATGCAATTGTTCCTTACAAGTTCCCTGCGCTATTCACTGTTGTGATTGCATTTGTGGGTATTTGGTTCTTCTCTATCACGGACAAATCAGCGCGTGCGCAAGAAGATAAAGATGGCTTTGAAGCTCAGTTCATCCGTTCACAAACGGGGATTGGTGCAGAAGGTGCCTCTGAGCATTAA
- a CDS encoding DUF485 domain-containing protein, whose amino-acid sequence MRRDTLDQAKIEKIKSLPQYQQLVKERTGLAWKLSIAMLVVYYGYILLLAFDPAFFTTIVSGEYVSIGFPVGVGIIVFAFLLTGYYVKKANSDFDELTAQIKKEVE is encoded by the coding sequence ATGAGGAGAGATACATTGGATCAGGCAAAGATTGAGAAGATTAAAAGTCTTCCACAATATCAACAGCTGGTTAAAGAACGCACAGGGTTAGCCTGGAAGCTTTCGATCGCTATGCTAGTGGTATATTACGGGTACATTCTGCTTTTAGCATTTGACCCTGCGTTCTTTACTACAATTGTGAGTGGAGAGTATGTCAGTATTGGTTTTCCTGTAGGTGTCGGCATTATTGTGTTTGCATTCCTATTAACGGGATATTACGTTAAAAAAGCGAACTCAGATTTTGATGAGTTAACCGCTCAAATTAAGAAAGAGGTTGAATAA
- the acs gene encoding acetate--CoA ligase, protein MSNIESILTETRLFQPSDAIKKSVAINEKTLAEMRAKASEDHVGFWSDLAKEKLVWTKPFTVGLDESNAPHYKWFADGELNVSYNCIDRHLETKSDKTAIIFEGDQGDVERYTYKELHDQVCRFANTLTAQGVEKGDRVIIYMPMIPQAVIAMQACARVGAIHSVVFGGFSAEALRDRIENAEAKLVITTNGSRRGGKTIPLKGAVDEALSKGCDQVKKVIVYRRTDDEVTMKEGRDIDWLEAEAGMSNYHDPVPVNAEHPLFLLYTSGSTGTPKGVQHSSGGYLLNAHLTNEWMFDLNDDDVFWCTADVGWITGHSYVAYGPLSVGATIVMFEGVPTYPDAGRFWQVCQNHGVTVFYTAPTAIRALMKFGADLPNQYDLTKLRLLGTVGEPINPEAWMWYHDVIGRGECPIIDTWWQTETGAHMIAPFPITPLKPGSCTQPLPGIDAAILDEEGNELGKGQGGLLVIKKPWPSMIRNVWGDEARYKSTYFPLEGVPYYVVGDSAYQDDDGYFWILGRVDDVLNVSGHRLGTMEIESALVSHPLVAEAAIVGRPHDIKGEAVAAFVVLNVDIPKGEARTVLIAELREHVAKEIGPIAKPDDIRFGTNLPKTRSGKIMRRLLRTIAKGEEITQDTSTLEDPSILEQFQKKK, encoded by the coding sequence ATGTCTAATATTGAATCTATACTAACCGAAACACGCCTTTTCCAACCTTCAGACGCAATTAAAAAGAGCGTTGCAATCAATGAAAAAACGTTGGCAGAAATGCGCGCTAAGGCAAGTGAAGATCATGTTGGCTTTTGGTCTGATTTGGCAAAAGAAAAGCTAGTTTGGACAAAACCTTTTACCGTTGGATTAGATGAATCTAACGCACCTCATTATAAATGGTTCGCCGATGGTGAATTGAACGTTTCCTATAACTGTATTGATCGTCACTTAGAAACTAAAAGTGATAAAACTGCGATTATTTTTGAAGGTGATCAAGGTGATGTAGAGCGTTATACCTATAAAGAACTTCACGACCAAGTTTGTCGTTTTGCTAATACGCTAACCGCTCAAGGTGTTGAGAAAGGTGATCGCGTGATTATCTATATGCCAATGATTCCACAAGCGGTTATTGCTATGCAAGCATGTGCTCGTGTTGGAGCAATCCATTCGGTTGTTTTTGGTGGTTTTTCAGCAGAAGCTTTACGTGACCGTATAGAAAATGCCGAAGCAAAACTGGTTATTACGACTAATGGAAGTCGTCGTGGTGGTAAAACGATTCCTCTTAAAGGTGCTGTGGATGAAGCCTTATCAAAAGGTTGTGATCAAGTTAAAAAAGTGATTGTTTATCGTCGTACCGATGATGAAGTCACAATGAAAGAAGGGCGAGATATTGATTGGCTAGAAGCGGAAGCGGGTATGAGTAACTACCATGACCCAGTTCCCGTGAATGCTGAACATCCTCTTTTCTTACTCTATACTTCTGGCTCAACAGGGACACCTAAAGGTGTACAGCATAGCTCTGGCGGTTATCTATTAAATGCCCACTTAACGAATGAGTGGATGTTTGACTTAAATGATGATGATGTATTTTGGTGTACTGCAGATGTAGGCTGGATTACAGGTCACTCTTATGTTGCTTATGGTCCATTATCTGTAGGCGCAACGATTGTTATGTTTGAAGGTGTACCTACCTATCCTGATGCAGGACGTTTCTGGCAAGTTTGCCAAAATCATGGCGTAACCGTTTTCTATACAGCGCCAACAGCTATTCGCGCCCTAATGAAATTTGGTGCGGACTTACCAAACCAATACGACTTAACTAAGTTACGTTTATTGGGCACGGTTGGTGAGCCAATTAACCCTGAAGCTTGGATGTGGTATCACGATGTAATTGGCCGTGGCGAATGTCCAATTATTGATACTTGGTGGCAGACGGAAACGGGCGCGCATATGATTGCTCCATTTCCAATAACGCCTTTGAAGCCAGGTTCATGTACTCAACCTTTACCTGGAATTGATGCGGCGATTTTGGATGAAGAAGGCAATGAACTTGGTAAAGGTCAGGGTGGTCTTTTAGTTATTAAAAAACCGTGGCCATCAATGATTCGTAATGTTTGGGGTGATGAAGCGCGTTATAAGAGTACCTACTTCCCATTAGAAGGCGTGCCTTATTATGTGGTGGGTGACAGTGCTTATCAAGATGATGATGGTTATTTCTGGATTCTTGGACGTGTAGATGATGTATTAAATGTATCTGGTCACCGTTTAGGAACGATGGAAATTGAATCTGCGCTTGTTTCTCACCCTTTGGTTGCAGAGGCGGCGATTGTTGGTCGCCCTCATGATATTAAAGGTGAGGCTGTAGCTGCATTTGTGGTATTGAATGTTGATATTCCCAAAGGTGAAGCTCGTACCGTATTAATAGCAGAATTACGTGAACACGTTGCAAAAGAAATTGGTCCTATCGCAAAACCAGATGATATTCGTTTTGGCACGAACTTGCCAAAAACTCGCTCAGGTAAAATCATGCGTCGTTTATTAAGAACGATTGCGAAGGGCGAAGAAATTACACAGGATACTTCAACTCTTGAAGATCCAAGTATTCTGGAACAATTCCAGAAGAAAAAATAA
- the thpR gene encoding RNA 2',3'-cyclic phosphodiesterase, translated as MRAFIALPIDSVTTTKLNTAVSLLKKQAWSNHIRWFPASNYHVTIQFLGSRLETNKVNEIVNSIDNWSISESIPSSRIKISGITLFPSEQSAHTIVASIQLDDFLVHIASLIENQLKSIGLMKSQQDFRPHISLGRIEGQTDLTSLTIPAELAYFKNTWLNIDSVILYQSELTQTSPIYTPLKTIYLHPKS; from the coding sequence ATGAGAGCTTTCATTGCCTTACCTATTGATTCAGTCACAACAACAAAACTGAATACTGCTGTTAGCTTGTTAAAAAAGCAGGCCTGGTCAAATCATATTAGATGGTTTCCTGCATCCAACTATCATGTCACCATACAATTTTTAGGAAGTCGGTTAGAAACCAACAAGGTCAATGAAATTGTAAATTCAATAGATAACTGGTCTATTTCTGAATCCATTCCTTCATCACGTATCAAGATATCAGGGATTACACTTTTTCCAAGCGAACAATCTGCCCATACTATTGTGGCCTCGATACAACTAGACGATTTTCTCGTACACATAGCCTCACTAATTGAAAACCAACTGAAATCTATTGGTTTAATGAAATCACAACAGGATTTTAGGCCACACATTAGCCTTGGTAGAATCGAGGGACAAACTGATTTAACAAGCCTAACCATTCCTGCAGAGCTTGCCTATTTTAAAAATACTTGGCTTAATATCGACTCAGTCATCTTATATCAAAGTGAATTAACTCAAACCTCTCCAATTTACACGCCCCTTAAAACCATTTATTTACATCCTAAAAGTTAA
- a CDS encoding nitroreductase gives MNVSQAIKQRQSIRAYTSKSVDEDIITSILETSKYAPSGVNTQPWQVCIVKGKTKHRLAEKMIEAFRTKKTESMDYQYYPTEWVSPYKDRRVETGSKLYQALEIKREDKEKRLLQWEANYKAFDAPVMLLFFIDEVLDTGSFLDYGMFLQNIMLLAEEHGLATCPQGALGEFPSIVKKELNIDSSKKLIGGMALGYKDETHPVNQYRTSRIELDEFCTFYE, from the coding sequence ATGAACGTTAGCCAAGCCATTAAACAACGACAGTCAATTAGAGCCTATACCAGCAAATCCGTTGATGAGGATATTATTACTTCTATCCTAGAAACGTCTAAATATGCGCCTTCAGGTGTGAATACTCAGCCTTGGCAAGTCTGTATCGTAAAAGGAAAAACTAAGCATCGACTAGCAGAAAAGATGATTGAAGCATTTAGAACAAAAAAGACCGAATCCATGGATTATCAATACTATCCAACTGAATGGGTTTCTCCCTATAAAGATCGGAGAGTAGAAACAGGTTCTAAGCTTTACCAAGCCCTAGAGATCAAACGTGAAGATAAAGAAAAACGCCTTTTGCAATGGGAAGCCAACTATAAGGCCTTTGATGCACCTGTTATGCTTTTGTTTTTTATTGATGAAGTCTTAGATACTGGCTCATTTTTAGATTATGGTATGTTTCTACAAAACATAATGTTACTGGCTGAGGAGCATGGACTGGCAACCTGTCCTCAGGGTGCTTTGGGGGAGTTTCCTTCAATTGTAAAAAAAGAGCTTAATATAGACTCTTCGAAAAAACTCATTGGCGGAATGGCATTAGGTTATAAAGATGAAACCCACCCTGTTAACCAATACAGAACAAGCCGAATTGAGCTTGATGAATTTTGTACTTTTTACGAGTAA